In Metopolophium dirhodum isolate CAU chromosome 7, ASM1992520v1, whole genome shotgun sequence, one genomic interval encodes:
- the LOC132948429 gene encoding uncharacterized protein LOC132948429, producing the protein MFSELNTLRENVGTDIQLMEAAVANNTAPTDVTDHTGTETLSASFDKLYYDLAAFAEVHQISISKTNTHNESSMINKSCFGNISAFQMPKRKFPTFSGAITEWQSFDDLFNSILSHAPDLTDVERFEYLKTALQGEPLSLIAHLSLTTDNYASAWDILRARYSNKRDLARIHLDALLTSHPVKIDDATSIKTLINVILEHTSALNNLSFVTRQWSPILVYIFEKQMDYEFRSRWELHVGDTVSPTLNEFIDFLRNHIRSAGIRAESSSTSKTRHGKPETKKSNTRASTTPRVFTTVISPEPCPVCKETHKIKQCPTFIAKTSSERYQMVKEHRLCLNCLLSNHSTAFCKSKFTCRTCGQKHHSMLHFTKPAPTSTSTVSTPVSTSNLEPTITTCLVSRPQRHSVLLATMLLKAKASNGSSHTLRALVDTGSEASFVTARCADKLSLQRRRCTSQVRPFAGSTINIVSGIVTITLSAVSTSEPTVTVNTMVVPKIVDQLPHLRLSSDTWQHLTDLPLADPTYNTPGPIDVLLGADIVPSIMTGHRVTGKITQPSAFNTIFGWIVMGPADQIPAPAVTTLTVQSNTELESALTRFWKLEEPSLPLSTIDDNDPAEQIFTKSITRTPSGQFCIGLPFKTPNPIIGDSKSQALHRLRHLEVRLARDNNLRTKYVDFMQDYLDSNHMELVPIQQRSTPHHYYIPHHCILRPDSLR; encoded by the coding sequence ATGTTTTCGGAACTAAATACTCTTCGCGAAAATGTGGGAACCGACATACAACTCATGGAAGCAGCTGTAGCCAACAACACAGCTCCCACAGACGTCACAGACCACACAGGTACGGAGACACTCAGTGCTTCATTTGATAAGTTATATTACGATCTCGCGGCCTTCGCCGAAGTGCATCAGATATCgatatcaaaaacaaatacgCACAATGAATCTAGTATGATAAATAAATCATGCTTCGGGAACATATCGGCATTTCAAATGCCCAAACGAAAGTTTCCAACCTTTTCCGGTGCTATAACGGAGTGGCAAAGTTTCGATGATTTATTCAACTCTATATTATCACATGCTCCTGACTTAACAGACGTTGAACGGTTTGAATACTTGAAAACTGCACTCCAGGGTGAACCATTGTCATTGATCGCTCATCTTTCGTTAACAACCGACAACTATGCAAGTGCGTGGGATATATTACGTGCTAGATATAGTAACAAACGAGACCTCGCTCGTATCCACCTCGACGCGTTATTAACATCGCACCCGGTAAAGATTGACGACGCCACATCAATCAAAACCCTCATTAACGTTATTCTCGAACACACATCAGCACTGAACAACTTAAGTTTTGTTACCCGGCAATGGAGTCCAATCCtggtatacatttttgaaaaacaaatggATTACGAGTTTCGTTCCCGTTGGGAGTTACACGTCGGAGATACTGTATCACCAACTCTAAACGAATTTATTGACTTTCTCCGAAATCACATCAGGTCAGCTGGAATCCGTGCAGAAAGTAGTTCAACATCAAAAACTAGACACGGAAAACCAGAGaccaaaaaatcaaatacacgTGCCTCTACTACTCCACGAGTCTTTACTACGGTAATAAGTCCTGAACCATGTCCAGTTTGCAAGGAAACACACAAAATCAAACAATGTCCAACATTCATCGCTAAAACGTCTAGTGAACGGTATCAAATGGTAAAAGAACATCGTCTATGTCTTAACTGTTTATTATCGAACCACAGTACAGCgttttgcaaatcaaaattcaccTGCCGTACGTGCGGTCAGAAACATCATTCGATGCTTCATTTCACCAAACCGGCACCGACTAGCACTTCAACCGTAAGTACTCCAGTATCAACAAGTAATCTGGAACCAACGATAACCACGTGCCTAGTATCCCGTCCACAACGTCATTCCGTGCTGTTAGCGACAATGTTACTAAAAGCAAAGGCATCAAATGGATCTTCTCATACTTTGCGCGCACTCGTCGACACCGGGTCAGAAGCCAGTTTTGTCACCGCACGCTGCGCTGACAAATTATCACTCCAACGTCGACGATGTACGTCCCAAGTACGTCCTTTCGCTGGGTCAACGATTAATATTGTTTCCGGAATTGTTACGATCACTCTATCTGCCGTGTCCACAAGTGAACCAACTGTGACCGTCAACACCATGGTCGTTCCGAAAATCGTAGATCAACTTCCACATCTCCGTTTGTCGTCAGACACCTGGCAACACTTAACGGACCTACCCTTAGCTGATCCAACGTACAACACACCTGGTCCAATCGATGTCTTACTCGGTGCAGACATCGTACCATCCATCATGACGGGCCACCGAGTGACCGGTAAAATCACTCAACCCAGTGCGTTTAATACCATATTTGGTTGGATAGTCATGGGACCAGCTGATCAAATACCAGCACCCGCCGTAACGACATTGACTGTTCAATCTAATACTGAGTTGGAATCCGCACTAACCCGCTTTTGGAAACTCGAGGAACCATCACTACCATTGTCAACAATTGATGACAATGACCCAGCAGAACAGATTTTTACGAAGTCCATCACCCGAACTCCATCTGGGCAGTTCTGCATTGGGTTACCATTTAAAACACCTAACCCAATTATTGGTGACTCAAAAAGTCAAGCGCTTCATCGTCTCCGACACCTCGAAGTGAGATTAGCCAGAGACAACAATTTACGAACAAAATACGTCGACTTTATGCAAGACTATTTGGACAGCAATCACATGGAGCTCGTTCCCATTCAGCAACGCTCCACGCCACACCACTATTACATTCCACATCATTGCATACTACGTCCTGATAGTCTACGATAA